From one Polynucleobacter sp. UK-FUSCHL-C3 genomic stretch:
- the hisC gene encoding histidinol-phosphate transaminase has protein sequence MAKKIGLDHVQAIAPYVGGRPISEVARQYGLDESKIVKLASNENPLGMPESAKQAMMKAASDLGRYPDSNGFELKQVLSKRLAVPEDWITLGNGSNDILELTARAVADAGDAVVFSRHAFAVYPLATQAIGAKAIEVSADANYGHDLPAMLKVIRSLGDQVKLVFIANPNNPTGSYLQPDAIQAFITQVPENVVIVLDEAYNEYLSPEQRYDAIAWVRAHPNLMVSRSFSKAYGLAGLRIGYGIAQPALTDLLNRIRQPFNVNSLAQAAAIAALQDEAFLLKGYELNRAGYAQLTKAFEQMKLAFIPSAGNFVLVKVGNDDQAGARVNQELLKRGVIVRPVANYGLPQWLRISIGLPEENAAFLEAFSQILKDEKVLA, from the coding sequence ATGGCAAAGAAAATTGGTTTAGACCATGTGCAAGCAATTGCTCCTTATGTAGGTGGCAGGCCCATTAGCGAGGTTGCCCGTCAATATGGCTTAGACGAGAGCAAGATTGTGAAGTTGGCCTCCAATGAAAATCCTCTTGGGATGCCCGAATCGGCTAAACAGGCGATGATGAAGGCGGCCAGTGATCTAGGGCGCTACCCAGACTCCAACGGCTTTGAGTTAAAGCAAGTTCTATCGAAGCGCCTTGCAGTTCCAGAGGATTGGATTACGCTCGGTAATGGTAGTAACGACATCCTTGAGCTTACCGCTCGAGCTGTTGCGGATGCAGGAGATGCAGTGGTGTTCTCTCGACATGCTTTTGCGGTCTATCCCTTGGCCACTCAGGCTATTGGCGCAAAGGCTATTGAAGTTTCTGCGGATGCCAACTATGGCCATGATCTGCCAGCGATGTTAAAGGTCATTCGGTCTTTAGGCGATCAAGTTAAGTTGGTATTTATTGCGAATCCCAATAATCCAACCGGCAGCTATTTACAGCCTGATGCTATTCAAGCATTTATTACCCAAGTCCCTGAAAATGTTGTGATCGTTTTGGATGAAGCCTACAACGAGTACTTATCTCCTGAACAGCGCTATGACGCCATTGCTTGGGTTCGCGCTCACCCTAATTTGATGGTATCGCGAAGTTTTTCAAAGGCTTATGGATTAGCTGGCCTACGCATTGGTTATGGCATTGCTCAACCTGCTCTCACTGATTTGCTCAATCGGATTCGTCAACCGTTTAATGTGAATAGCTTAGCTCAAGCTGCAGCCATTGCGGCATTGCAAGATGAAGCGTTCTTATTGAAGGGCTATGAGCTGAATAGAGCTGGCTATGCGCAATTAACAAAGGCATTTGAGCAGATGAAACTCGCATTTATTCCATCAGCGGGTAATTTTGTTCTCGTCAAAGTAGGCAATGATGATCAGGCCGGCGCACGAGTTAATCAAGAGTTACTTAAGCGTGGCGTGATCGTGAGACCAGTTGCTAATTATGGTTTGCCTCAATGGCTTAGGATTTCGATTGGATTACCAGAAGAGAACGCGGCCTTCTTGGAAGCCTTTTCTCAAATCCTCAAAGATGAGAAGGTGCTGGCATGA